TCCTTAGTGCCAACCCAGCTGCACCGACTGCTGCAAAATTCAGAAACAAACGAATGGTTATCCCGCTTTCATACCGTCCTTTTAGGAGGTGCACCGGCATGGGTGGAATTATTAGAAACTGCCAGATATCACCGCATCCGACTCGCACCCACCTACGGAATGACTGAAACTGCTTCTCAAATTGCAACTTTAAAACCAGCAGATTTTTTAGTCGGCGACAATGGTTGCGGTAAGGTTTTACCCCACGCCAAAATCACAATTCATAATACTGCCGGCGAAATATTAGATGCAAACCAAATTGGCATCATTCGCATCCAAGCAGATTCTTTAGCCCTGGGTTACTATCCCGAATCCTTTGTCAATCGGCAGTATTTTCAAGGGGATGACTTAGGATTCCTTGATGGGCGCGGTTATATTAATATTGTGGGACGCAGCAGCCAAAAAATCATCACCGGCGGCGAAAATGTTTACCCATCTGAAGTAGAAGCTGCGATTCAATCCACCCATTTAGTCAGCGATGTTTGCGTCATCGGCTTCAGCGATCTGCATTGGGGTCAAGTTGTTACAGCCTTTTACGTTCCTCAGCATCCAGAGGTTTCAACAGCCGCCCTGCAAGCCGCTATTGAGGATAAATTGAGTACATTCAAGCGCCCTAAATATTGGATACCGGTGGAAAAATTGCCGCGCAATCCTCAAGGGAAAGTGAACCTGGCCCAACTGCAAAAGCTTTTTAATCCTCAATCTTCTTAAATAGACTGCCTCTTGAAAACCGCCCTTCCACAATTGCCTCAAAGAAGATTTTGAGTGTAAGCTAAGTCTTCAGTAGGCGAATTCATGAAAGAAGAATTCACCTCTTCTGCGAATGAGCCATATTTTTCATTAACTTGTCTAAATTCTTTCACCCTTGCCTCTAGATCAAAGGGCTGCCCGTAATCCCAAATCTTTATTTCTAAGCGTTCATTGAAAACAGTCACTTCCAGCCTAATAGGTGTTTCCAACGGCAAACCTTTGTGGGCATGACGAACCGCATTCGTAAAACCTTCTGCTACAGTGAGTTGACCCTGCATCCAGATGTGTTCCGGAATGGGTAAATCTTGCAATTGCTCGTACCACTTCAAAACCCCCTCTAAAGCAGTAAGATCGGTATTGACTTGAAGACAAAGTTTTTGCAGAGGCAAATCAGATTGTTCTAGGTTAGAAGTTTTGTATTTAGGCAATTTTAAATCGTTAAACATATCGATTAATTGCTCTATAACCCTTCCGTCCTGTTGGTAGCTTTGTGAGTGGTTTAAAGTTTGTTGGGCGTAATTTTTTATGATAAACAGACAGTTTTGATGGGCAGGAGTACGAGTATAACGCAGCTCATCAGCTAACTTCCACATCAATTTAATCCCCATCCCGCCTTCCGGAAGTTCATCGATATTCAGGGTCTTATCGAACATATTGGTTCTCCTTCTTTGTCTAGGGTTTGCCGGCTAAAAAATCACATCTTAATTTAAGGAATTTTATTTTACAAATCGACTAAACTTGTTTTACGCCATTTCATTTACTTTCTTGCTCCCCTACAACTTCTCTGTTTCATAATAATTTTGTTGAGGTGGGACTTGACTGGTGCAGAGCGACTGTCTGCCGCTTCCACACTTTTCTTCGATTTTACCTATGCTAATTGTAAGCTGAAAACAGCCACGAGGTAAACCCGTAGCCCTTCTTCTTACGAGTGTTCTCGTCATCAAAGTTGCTGTAGTAAACACTTAGAAATAAGCATTATTTGATAAATGCTGGCCAGACTGGCTGTGGTAAATACTTAGAACAACAGGTGAGTTGTTAAATGCCCCATGGGGTTCCAAAACTCGGCGAGTTGCTGCATTTACTGTGATTGCGCTAGTTTTTACATTAAGTGCTGGGGAACCTACTGATAACAAAACTATGAAAAATTTAGTGAATATAAAATCTTTATAAGTTTTGTAAAATAAATTTTAAGTATGGTTGCCCTATGTTTCGTTGTTGGTTATTGATACGCTGCCGTTCCACCGACACAACCACTGCACCATGTCTTCTGCTAGGGGGTGTCTGCTTCGCCTAGCCGGTTCAATGCAGACATGGCGGGTGATCGCCTGCGCGGCGCACTTGTCTGTAACCTCCCCTATAAAAACTTGATAGGCAATTTCAAATTCATTGCCGGTAAGCTGGTAAGGTATTAGCTGGATCGTCAGCCGATCTCCGCAAAACAGCGGGCGAAAGAAATCCACGCCGGCATGAACAATTGGAATTGCTACAGATTGGTTACTAAAAAAAGACTTCAGATTAATTCCAGACGCCACCAGAGAAGCTTCATAAGCTTCGTGGCACATCGCCAAAACATTAGCAAAGTAAACGACCCCTGCGGCGTCGGTATCTTGAAATCGAACAGTTCGGGTGTAAAAAAATGCCATCTATAAATTTGAGAGATTACACTTACCAATCCTACTAAATAGGTTGTGATCGTTCTTGCGAGCCAGATACCCGCACGACTATCATTTTCTCCACCTCTCCAATCTCCACCTCACCTTACAAGTGTAAGTTTTGTACAAAGGAGGGAACAACAGAAATGGAGAGTGCATAATTAGTTGATCATGTACCTGTCAAAGCAAATGCTGAAAAATCAATACCTGAAACAGTGGATGAGCATTATCAGCTATCATCTGCCAGAGCTAAGCCTCCCGCAAGCCTCAGGGCTAGTCACTTGGAGTTTTGGGATGGTAATCACGCAATCTTCTAGCCTGACAAGAGTTTCCCACTTCATTGCCAAACTCAATTAAGAAAAATACAACACAGTACGCCAAAGCCTTAAACAATGGTATCAAGAAGCTGTTGCCAAAAGCGGAACTGAGGGGAAAAAAACGCGCTCAACTAGAAGTGAGCCAATGTGAGTGCCCCTTTATTGCCGTGGGTGATGAGTTTATGGCTTATGGCCCAGCAATGTCAGGCAGTTACCTTTGGCGATAGATACTACCGACATCGGAAAAAGCTTCACGGTACTGTCAATTAATGTTCTCTATCGCAGTTGTGCCATCCCTGTAGCATGGAAAACAGAAAAAGGAGCTTGAAAACAGCTACTGGCAAGAGCTATTTGAGTCATTCAGACCAGGCGTTTCCTCACAGTGGATAGTCATCGTATGTGCTGACCGAGGACGCTATGCTGATTATTGGTTATATCACTTTGGTTATATCACTAAATTGTTAGCCTAGGCTGGCATCCGTTTTTACGGATTAATCATCAAGGTACATACCAGAAAGATAAGCAGAGACAATGGCATAGCCTAAGACGTGTCATCAATTAGGTAAGCTGGGATTGGTCATAGATGATTAAACTGGAAGACTATGGCAACTCGACGTTACGCCCTGCGCGATGACCAATGGGAACGCATTAAAGACTTATTGCCGGGACGCGAAGGGTATGTGGCGTGACCGCAAAAGACAATCGGCTGTTTGTCGAAGCAGTTTTGTACCGTTATCGAGCAGGCATTCCTTGGCGCGACTTGCCTGAGCGCTTTGGAGATTTTCGTGTGATTCACACTCGCTTCACTCGGTGGTCAAAAACTGGGGTAGGGGAGCGAGTATTTCAGCATTTGGCAGATGATGCGGACAATGAATATGCCATGATTGACTCCACGATTGTGCGTGCCCACCAGCACAGTGCGGGGGCAAAGGGGGGGATCTCAAGCCAGAAGCTATTGGCCGCAGCCAAGGCGGATTAAGCACCAAGATTCATGCGGTGGTCGATGCGTTAGGCAATCCCTTGAGCTTTCACCTCACTCCCGGACAAGCCAGTGACTTGGAGGGGTCCGACCAACTATTAGGGGATGTCATAACGGACACAGTGTTAGCAGACAAAGCATATGATGCTGATGAGCGGGTGATTGAGCGGCTTCAAGCTCAAGGAAAGACGGTGGTGATTCCACCCCGACGCAACCGTAAGCAGCCCCGTGATTATGACAAGCAATTGTACAAAGCCCGTCATTTGATTGAAAACTTTTTTGCCAAACTCAAGCAATATCGAGCCATTGCCACACGCTATGACAAACGTGCTGTTAACTTTCTGGGTGCAATTTATTTGGCTGCTTCTCTTATCTGGTTGAATTGATGACACGCCCTAGCTACTGTCATTGACAAGCCTGGACTGAGTTACTGTACAGGCGTAACTGGCACTGCACATTTATAGTATGATAAAAGGACATCGTCAACTCACAAAACCTATGATTTGCCCTAGTTGTCAGTCCACCAATATCAATAAAAATGGCTTAAAAAGAGGTAGACAAAACCATATTTGTTCAGATTGCCGCCGGCAATTTATAGATGTCTATTCCGACAGAGGTTATCCCCTAGAGGTAAAAAATTACTGTGTCCAGCTTTACTTCTTTACTTAGAAGGAAATGGATTTCGGCGGATAGAACGTCTGACTGGCGTTTCTCCATAATACAGTTATTAATTGGGTTAAAAAGGTCGGAAATCACCTCACTCCCGAACCCGATTATTCGGAAATTCCCGAAATAGCCGAGATAGATGAATTACAGAGTTATGTCGGCAAAAAAAAACAAAATTTGGCTGTAGACAGTTGTCAACAAAGCAATAGCAGGGATTATCGCTTGGGTAATTGGTGACCGAAGTGTAGACACATTTAAAGCCTTATGGCTTCTTATTAAAAGGTGGCAGTGTTTTTTTATGTCACAGATGGCTATGTGGTTTATCCCCAGTTTATTGAGGAGGCTGACCATATAGTAAACAAAACTTATATGACCCAAGTAGAAGGAGAAAATACCAGATTGAGACATTATCTAGCTCAATTACATAGAAAAACTTTATGTTATTCAAAATCAGTTGAAATGTTAAGTCTATATGTTATTCAAAATCAGTTGAAATGTTAAGTCTATCGGTGAGACTGGTTGTTTACTACCTGAAACATAAAACTGTACCGCTCCCTCCCTCCATCACACCATAAATGTGCAATCCCCTCCTATTAATTGAAGAATCAGCTGCAACCGCCTCTGTGTTAAAGCTTGGCTTGACCAGGTAGAATCCCTTAAAAAATGGTGTAATGATTGACTATTGGATAATCCCACAGCTCTCGCTATTTTAGGT
The Microcoleus sp. FACHB-672 DNA segment above includes these coding regions:
- a CDS encoding 2-succinylbenzoate--CoA ligase; translated protein: MEQPLELLKIRADEDWLVGCDSYQFTRLCKQIYQDITKQANREAPPKVLLAELDPVRFLASFIAAISAGCPIFLGNPHWVKEEWQQVLDLAQPDLILGKSCEILDAGNKQHLLPFSSASPSSLIMIPTGGSSGQIRFATHTWETLMASIAGFKQYFQQLSVNSFCVLPLYHVSGLMQFLRSFTTGGKLVIQPFKEVESGKRCQIDPSEFFISLVPTQLHRLLQNSETNEWLSRFHTVLLGGAPAWVELLETARYHRIRLAPTYGMTETASQIATLKPADFLVGDNGCGKVLPHAKITIHNTAGEILDANQIGIIRIQADSLALGYYPESFVNRQYFQGDDLGFLDGRGYINIVGRSSQKIITGGENVYPSEVEAAIQSTHLVSDVCVIGFSDLHWGQVVTAFYVPQHPEVSTAALQAAIEDKLSTFKRPKYWIPVEKLPRNPQGKVNLAQLQKLFNPQSS
- a CDS encoding ATP-binding protein, with product MFDKTLNIDELPEGGMGIKLMWKLADELRYTRTPAHQNCLFIIKNYAQQTLNHSQSYQQDGRVIEQLIDMFNDLKLPKYKTSNLEQSDLPLQKLCLQVNTDLTALEGVLKWYEQLQDLPIPEHIWMQGQLTVAEGFTNAVRHAHKGLPLETPIRLEVTVFNERLEIKIWDYGQPFDLEARVKEFRQVNEKYGSFAEEVNSSFMNSPTEDLAYTQNLL
- a CDS encoding acyl-CoA thioesterase, with the translated sequence MAFFYTRTVRFQDTDAAGVVYFANVLAMCHEAYEASLVASGINLKSFFSNQSVAIPIVHAGVDFFRPLFCGDRLTIQLIPYQLTGNEFEIAYQVFIGEVTDKCAAQAITRHVCIEPARRSRHPLAEDMVQWLCRWNGSVSITNNET